The Cucurbita pepo subsp. pepo cultivar mu-cu-16 chromosome LG08, ASM280686v2, whole genome shotgun sequence genome contains a region encoding:
- the LOC111800788 gene encoding E3 ubiquitin-protein ligase UPL1-like isoform X2 encodes MKMKRRRALEVPPKIRSFINNVTCVPLENIEEPLKGFVWEFDKGDFHHWVDLFNHFDSFFEKHIKSRKDLQVEDNFLGSDPPFPREAVLQILRVIRIILENCTNKHFYSSYEHLSCLLASIDADIVEACLQTLAAFLKKSVGKYSIRDASLNSKLFALAQGWGGKEEGLGLIACALQNGCSQVTHELGCTLHFEFYALNESESEITEKSPKGLQIIHLPNVSSCLETDLELLSKLIAEFNVPSSLRFSLLTRMRFARAFHSLSARQQYTCIRLYAFIVLVQASGDADDLVTFFNSEPEFVNELVALLSYEDEVPVKIRILCLLSLVALCQDRSRQPTVLSAVTSGGHRGILSSLMQKAVDSVITDTTKWSILFAEALLSLVTVLVSSSSSCSAMREAGFIPTLLPLLKDTNPQHLHLVSTAVHILEVFMDYSNPAAALFRDLGGLDDTISRLKVEVSHVENGSKQQGDYSEYGGRNWQVAIAASSDLDDLQPFYSEALLSYHRRLLMKALLRAISLGTYAPGNISRFYGSEENLLPHCLCIIFRRAKDFGGGVFSLAATVMSDLIHKDPTCFSVLDATGLPAAFLDAVMDGVVCSAEAITCIPQCLDALCLNNNGLQAVRDRNALRCFVKIFTSRTYLRALTSDASGSLSSGLDELMRHASSLRSPGVDMLIEILNSIVKIGSSIDASCITTDPSSSSTAVPMETDVEEGKSVLSDDKGIAKVGNLEQSGVEPSLDQSMTNPESFLPDYVSNAARLLETVLQNADTCRIFVEKKGIEAVLQLFTLPLMPPSVSVGQSISVAFKNFSPQHSASLARAVCAFLREHLKSTNEFLVSVEGSQFTLVESSKQTRGLKHLSCLESILCLCNFLLKGTTTLVSELGTADADILKDLGRTYREIIWQISLDNHLKTDDKKSADQEPESSDATPSNTAGRESDDDANMPVVRYMNPVSLRNGSQSLWGGEREFLSVVRSSESLHRRSRHGLTRLRGGRTGRHLEPFNIDSEASAGISETSSAPELKKKSPEVLVSEILNKLAPTMRAFFTALVKGFTSSNRRRVDSGSLSSASKSLGTALSKIFLDALSFSGHSTSLGLDVSLPVKCRYLGKVVDDMAALTFDGRKRTCYSAMVNNFYVHGTFKELITTFEATSQLLWSLPYSVQNSAVDHEKTNEESNLSHSPWLFDTIQSYCRELEYFVNSTLLLSPNSASQVQQLIQPVAVGLSIGLFPVPRDPEVFVRMLQAQVLDVLLPVWNHPNFPKCHPSFVASIVSLVTHIYSGVGDVKRNRNVNARTTNPRFVPPPPDEATIATIVEMGFTRARAEEALRRVETNSVEMAMEWLFSHAEDPVQEDDELARALALSLGNSSESSKVDNGDKSMDVLSDEGHAKAPPVDDILTASMRLFQSSDTMAFTLTDLLVTLCNRNKGEDRPRVLSYLIQQLKCCPLDFTKDNGALGMLSHIIALLLFEDGNARKIAAQDGIVCAVIDILTNFKSRDATAAEVLLPKCVSALLLILDSMLQCRPKFLSENTDGSPVGSPPDASGGQAPVSAPMSIGEDDKTSLNVDKKESGSAFDNVLGKPTGYLTAEECNEAMLLVCDLIKQRVPGVIMQAVLQLCARLTKIHALALQFLENGGLVELFNLPRCCFFPGYDTVASAIVRHLLEDPQTLQTAMELEIRQTLSGSRHGGRTSARNFLTSMAAVISRDPVVFMKASAAVCQLDTSGGRTFVVLSKEKEKEKEKERSKVSGMEVGLPSNESVKISENKIHDGSGKCSKNHKKIPTNLTQVIDQLIEIVLKYPLTQNKVDSVSNFCSMEVDEPNTKVKGKSKVVDKKNIEDESEKSTGLAKVTFVLKLLSDILLMYVHAVGVILRRDSEMSQPRGCNHLDSVGQGGIVYHILQRLLPLSIDKSAGPDEWRDKFSEKASYFLVVLCGRSSEGRRRVINELVKALSLFFNSESNSNKNSILPDKRIFAFSNLAYSILSKNSSSSNLPGSGCSPDIAKSMIDGGLVQCLTNILQVIDLDHPDAPKIVNLILKALESLTRAANVSEQVMKSDGLVKKKSSGLNERLDDQTNAVSTDETVGQNQNAGSQQLVREAAGNNQQEFTTTQNDSNVHTQPNQSIEQEMRLEVEGTMAANPHMELGMEFMREEMEEAGVLHNSDQIEMTFRVENRADEEMGDEDDDVGDDAEDDDDDDDDGEDEDEDIADDGGGMMSLADTDVEDHDDTGLGDDYNDEMVDEEDDDFHENRVIEVRWREALDGLDHLQVLGQPGGASGLVDVAAEPFEGVNVDDLFGLRRPLGFERRRQTGRSSFERSVVEVNGFQHPLLLRPSQSGDMVSIWSSTGNSSRDLDTLSAGSYDTANFYVFDAPVFPYDHMANNLFGDRFGGTAPPPLADYPIGIDSLPLAGRRGPGDGRWTDDGQPQGGTQASAVAQAVEELFISHMHGLQPAEVPHQDSGVQDKPLDTLASNDNQVVAESGNASSQQNENQNQDNSVEASHHETNVTIDSAISQQVNSVSVTEEAVENVQEHEPMSIQPHALDITLTEHDRMDMGEQNGAPGGQIETLPQFDNLHCDGTSEVPADEMPSQAVNCPGSSEMDAEAGNHAVSNFGLETPNLGDCQVSSAGASVDVEMNDNDAEEILTEQPILTSEDGRGGLTSEQNVLVAPDVNQADQSSMSNEASGANAIDPTFLEALPEDLRAEVLASQQAQPIQPPTYAPPSADDIDPEFLAALPPDIQAEVLAQQRAQRVALQAEGQPVDMDNASIIATFPADLREEVLLTSSEAVLSALPSSLLAEAQMLRDRAMSHYQARSLFGNSHRLGNRRNGLGFDRQTVMDRGVGVTIGHRAASAIADSLKIKEIEGEPLLDGKSLKALIRLLRLAQPLGKGLLQRLLFNLCAHSVTRAILVYLLLDMIKSEAEGSAGGVATINSHRLYGCQSNVVYGRSQLLDGLPPLVLHRILEILTYLATNHSAVANMLFYFDLENVPEDLSSTCMENKKGKEKVVEGLPSSNMKNCQAGNVPLVLFLKLLNRPLFLRSVVHLEQVMSLLQVVVYTASSKLEHQSRSEQGTGNPLILPVNEGSGGVSKDPALPEADSKQENSDAAGSTSGGKRSHDIRNIFLQLPESVLCNLCALLGCEGLSDKVYALAGEVLKKLSSVAAPHRKFFMSNLSELANGLSSSAISELVTLKNTNMLGLSASSMAGAAIVRVLQALSSLISPSAGEAKSSECNSELEEQAIMWSLNVALEPLWQALSDCISVTETQLSQSSSSSAPINVGEQLQGTISSSPLPPGGQRLLPFIEAFFVLSEKLQENLSILQQDHASITAREVKESAGSSDTLSTKGTDYQKKSDGVVMFTRFAERHRRLLNAFIRQNPGLLEKSLSILLKAPRLIDFDNKRAYFRSRIRQQNEQHISGQLRISVRRAYVLEDSYNQLRMRPTQDLRGRLNVQFQGEEGIDAGGLTREWYQLLSRVIFDKGALLFTTVGNNATFQPNPNSVYQTEHLSYFKFVGRVVAKALYDGQLLDVYFTRSFYKHILGVKVTYHDIEAVDPDYYKNLKWMLENDVSDIPDLSFSMDADEEKHILYEKNEVTDFELKPGGRNIRVTEETKHEYVDLVADHILTNAIRPQINSFLDGFNELVPRELISIFNDKELELLISGLPEIDLDDLKVNTEYTGYTAASSVVQWFWEVVKSFSKEDMARLLQFVTGTSKVPLEGFKALQGISGPQRFQIHKAYGAPDRLPSAHTCFNQLDLPEYSSKEQLQERLLLAIHEASEGFGFG; translated from the exons atgaagatgaagaggagGAGGGCGCTGGAAGTG CCTCCAAAAATTAGATCGTTCATCAATAATGTCACATGTGTTCCGCTTGAGAATATCGAAGAACCTCTAAAAGGTTTCGTTTGGGAATTTGATAAG GGAGATTTCCATCATTGGGTTGACCTCTTTAAccattttgattcattttttgAGAAGCACATCAAGTCAAGGAAGGATTTGCAGGTTGAAGATAACTTTTTGGGCTCCGATCCTCCATTTCCAAGAGAAGCTGTTCTTCAGATTCTGCGTGTCATAAGAATAATTCTAGAGAATTGCACTAATAAGCATTTCTATAGCTCCTATGAG CATTTGTCATGTCTTCTAGCGTCAATTGATGCTGATATAGTTGAGGCCTGCCTCCAGACTTTGGCTGCTTTTTTGAAGAAATCTGTTGGGAAGTACTCCATTAGGGATGCTTCATTGAACTCAAAGTTATTTGCTCTTGCACAAGGATGGGGAGGAAAGGAAGAAGGTCTTGGACTGATTGCATGCGCTTTACAGAATGGTTGCAGCCAGGTTACCCATGAGTTGGGTTGCACTCTTCATTTTGAGTTCTATGCTTTAAATGAATCTGAAAGTGAAATCACGGAAAAGTCCCCCAAAGGTCTGCAAATCATTCATTTACCAAATGTGAGCTCCTGCCTAGAAACTGATTTAGAACTTCTAAGTAAGCTAATTGCAGAGTTCAATGTGCCAAGTAGTTTGAGATTTTCTCTTCTGACAAGGATGCGATTTGCAAGAGCATTTCATTCTCTATCTGCTCGGCAGCAGTATACCTGCATTCGTTTGTATGCCTTCATCGTTCTTGTTCAAGCAAGTGGTGATGCTGATGATTTAGTTACCTTTTTTAACTCTGAGCCTGAGTTTGTAAATGAGTTAGTGGCCTTATTGAGCTATGAGGATGAGGTTCCTGTGAAAATACGAATCCTTTGTCTATTATCATTAGTTGCACTATGTCAAGACCGGTCACGCCAACCAACTGTGTTGTCTGCAGTGACTTCCGGTGGGCATCGTGGCATCCTGTCCAGCCTCATGCAGAAGGCTGTTGATTCAGTGATTACAGATACTACGAAGTGGTCAATACTTTTTGCTGAGGCCCTGTTGTCACTTGTTACTGTTTTggtctcatcatcatcaagttGCTCAGCTATGCGTGAAGCTGGATTTATTCCTACTCTTCTACCTCTCCTTAAAGATACAAATCCTCAACATTTGCATTTAGTCAGCACTGCTGTGCACATCTTAGAAGTTTTTATGGACTATAGCAATCCAGCTGCTGCATTATTTAGAGACTTGGGGGGATTGGATGATACTATTTCTCGCCTTAAGGTTGAGGTATCACATGTTGAGAATGGTTCTAAGCAACAGGGGGATTATTCTGAATATGGTGGGAGGAATTGGCAAGTTGCCATTGCTGCTTCCTCAGACTTAGATGACTTGCAGCCTTTCTATTCAGAAGCTTTGCTATCATACCATCGACGATTGCTGATGAAAGCTTTACTTCGTGCTATATCCCTTGGAACTTATGCCCCTGGAAACATTTCCCGCTTTTATGGTTCTGAGGAGAACTTGTTGCCTCATTGTTTGTGCATAATATTTAGAAGGGCCAAAGATTTTGGTGGAGGGGTGTTTTCACTTGCAGCCACTGTTATGAGTGATTTAATCCACAAAGATCCTACTTGTTTTTCTGTCTTAGATGCTACTGGTCTTCCTGCTGCCTTCCTTGATGCTGTAATGGATGGCGTTGTCTGCTCTGCAGAAGCGATAACATGCATTCCTCAGTGTCTTGATGCTTTATGCCTAAATAACAATGGCCTTCAAGCTGTCAGAGATCGCAATGCTTTAAGGTGCTTTGTGAAAATATTTACTTCGAGGACTTACTTGCGTGCCCTTACAAGTGATGCTTCAGGATCGTTATCTAGTGGGCTTGATGAACTTATGCGTCATGCTTCATCTCTGCGTAGTCCTGGAGTGGATATGCTGATAGAAATCTTGAATTCTATTGTAAAAATTGGATCCTCCATTGATGCTTCCTGTATAACAACTGACCCGTCAAGCTCTTCTACTGCAGTTCCCATGGAGACTGATGTCGAAGAAGGAAAATCTGTCCTTTCAGATGACAAGGGAATTGCCAAGGTAGGAAACTTGGAGCAGAGTGGTGTTGAGCCATCTCTAGATCAATCTATGACAAATCCAGAGTCATTTCTTCCAGATTATGTGAGCAATGCTGCTCGTCTTCTTGAAACAGTTCTCCAAAATGCTGACACATGTCGCATATTTGTTGAGAAGAAGGGCATTGAAGCTGTATTGCAGTTATTTACTTTGCCTTTGATGCCCCCATCTGTGTCAGTTGGTCAGAGCATCTCTGTTGCCTTCAAAAACTTCTCTCCTCAGCACTCTGCTTCACTTGCTCGTGCAGTATGTGCATTTTTGAGAGAGCACCTGAAATCAACAAATGAGTTCTTGGTTTCTGTTGAAGGATCTCAGTTTACTCTTGTAGAATCTTCGAAACAAACTAGGGGTTTGAAACATCTTTCCTGTCTTGAAAGTATTCTGTGTTTGTGCAACTTTTTGTTGAAGGGGACTACAACTTTGGTTTCTGAACTGGGAACTGCAGATGCTGATATATTGAAAGATCTTGGACGCACTTACAGGGAAATAATTTGGCAAATTTCTTTGGATAATCATTTGAAGACAGATGATAAAAAAAGTGCTGATCAAGAGCCAGAAAGTTCGGATGCAACTCCTTCAAATACTGCTGGAAGAGAGAGTGATGATGATGCAAACATGCCAGTGGTGAGATACATGAATCcagtttcccttagaaatggTTCTCAGTCTTTGTGGGGTGGGGAGCGTGAGTTTCTCTCTGTTGTTCGCTCTAGTGAAAGTCTCCACCGCCGTAGTCGACATGGATTGACGCGATTACGAGGTGGAAGAACTGGACGACACCTAGAGCCTTTTAATATTGATTCAGAAGCTTCTGCTGGAATTTCTGAGACATCCTCTGCTCCAgagttgaaaaagaaaagccccGAGGTTCTCGTCTCTGAAATTTTGAACAAGCTTGCTCCTACCATGCGTGCTTTCTTCACAGCGCTTGTCAAGGGATTTACATCATCCAACCGTCGTAGAGTTGACTCTGGATCATTGAGTTCTGCTTCAAAATCTCTTGGAACTGCTCTATCCAAAATATTTCTTGATGCTCTTAGTTTCTCTGGGCATTCTACTTCATTAGGGCTTGATGTTTCCTTGCCGGTGAAGTGCCGATATCTAGGAAAGGTTGTGGATGATATGGCAGCACTTACATTTGATGGCAGAAAGCGGACTTGTTATTCAGCTATGGTCAATAACTTCTATGTACATGGTACCTTCAAGGAGCTAATTACAACATTTGAGGCTACGAGTCAATTGTTATGGTCACTACCATATTCTGTTCAAAATTCGGCAGTTGATCATGAGAAGACAAATGAAGAAAGCAACTTGTCTCATAGTCCATGGCTATTTGATACAATACAGAGTTACTGTCGTGAGCTTGAGTATTTTGTTAATTCTACGCTGCTTCTATCTCCAAATTCTGCATCCCAAGTGCAACAGCTCATTCAACCAGTGGCTGTTGGTCTGTCGATTGGATTGTTTCCTGTGCCAAGGGACCCTGAAGTTTTTGTTCGAATGCTGCAGGCCCAAGTTCTTGATGTTTTACTTCCTGTATGGAATCATCCCAATTTTCCGAAGTGTCATCCGTCATTTGTTGCTTCCATTGTTTCTCTTGTTACACACATATATTCTGGTGTTGGAGATGTTAAACGAAATCGCAATGTAAATGCTAGGACAACTAATCCACGATTCGTTCCCCCACCACCTGATGAAGCTACTATTGCTACTATTGTTGAGATGGGTTTTACAAGGGCAAGAGCAGAGGAGGCATTGAGAAGGGTGGAAACAAATAGCGTTGAGATGGCAATGGAGTGGCTATTTAGTCATGCTGAGGATCCTGTCCAGGAGGATGATGAACTTGCTCGTGCACTTGCACTATCACTGGGGAATTCATCAGAATCATCTAAAGTGGATAATGGTGACAAGTCTATGGATGTATTATCAGATGAGGGGCATGCAAAGGCACCTCctgttgatgatattctgaCTGCATCAATGAGATTATTTCAGAGTAGTGACACAATGGCATTCACATTGACAGATTTGCTTGTGACTCTCTGCAACCGGAACAAGGGTGAAGATCGCCCTAGAGTGTTGTCTTATCTTATTCAGCAGTTAAAGTGTTGCCCCTTGGATTTTACAAAGGATAATGGAGCTTTAGGCATGTTGTCGCATATTATTGCATTGCTTCTTTTTGAGGATGGAAATGCTCGTAAAATTGCTGCACAAGATGGTATCGTTTGTGCTGTTATAGATATCCTGACAAATTTCAAGTCTAGAGATGCCACTGCAGCTGAGGTTTTGTTGCCAAAATGTGTAAGTGCTTTATTGCTAATCTTGGACAGCATGTTACAGTGCAGACCCAAATTTCTTTCTGAAAATACTGATGGTTCTCCAGTGGGGTCTCCACCTGACGCATCAGGTGGGCAAGCACCTGTGTCAGCACCTATGTCCATCGGAGAAGATGATAAAACTTCTTTAAATGTTGACAAAAAAGAATCTGGATCAGCATTTGACAATGTATTGGGAAAGCCTACAGGTTATTTAACTGCCGAGGAATGTAATGAGGCAATGTTACTTGTGTGCGACTTGATAAAACAGCGTGTTCCCGGAGTGATCATGCAGGCTGTCCTACAGTTATGTGCACGCTTGACAAAAATTCACGCTCTTGCTTTGCAGTTTCTTGAAAATGGTGGTTTGGTTGAACTCTTTAATCTTCCGAGATGTTGTTTCTTTCCTGGTTATGACACTGTGGCTTCTGCTATTGTCCGACATCTTCTTGAAGACCCACAGACTCTTCAGACAGCAATGGAATTGGAAATACGACAAACATTGAGTGGAAGCCGACATGGTGGGCGTACATCTGCTCGCAATTTCTTAACTTCAATGGCAGCTGTTATTTCTAGAGATCCTGTGGTTTTCATGAAAGCCTCAGCTGCAGTTTGTCAGTTGGATACCTCAGGTGGCCGTACTTTTGTTGTGTTatcaaaggaaaaggagaaagaaaaggagaaggagaGATCCAAAGTATCTGGAATGGAAGTTGGATTGCCTTCAAATGAAAGTGTAAAGATATCGGAAAATAAGATACATGATGGATCTGGGAAATGCTCCAAAAATCACAAGAAGATTCCGACAAATCTTACTCAAGTGATTGACCAACTTATTGAAATTGTTCTCAAGTACCCATTGACGCAAAATAAAGTGGATTCTGTTAGTAATTTTTGTTCCATGGAGGTAGATGAGCCTAATACCAAGGTAAAGGGTAAATCAAAAGTtgtggataaaaaaaatatagaggaTGAATCTGAAAAATCTACTGGACTGGCTAAAGTGACTTTTGTTCTCAAATTATTGAGTGACATCCTTCTGATGTATGTACATGCTGTAGGGGTCATTCTTAGACGTGATTCTGAAATGAGTCAACCTCGAGGCTGTAATCATTTAGATAGTGTTGGGCAAGGTGGGATTGTTTATCATATTTTGCAACGATTGCTTCCTCTTTCAATTGATAAATCTGCCGGGCCTGATGAATGGAGAGACAAGTTTTCTGAAAAAGCTTCTTATTTTCTGGTGGTTCTTTGTGGCCGTTCTAGTGAAGGGCGTAGACGAGTAATTAATGAGCTTGTGAAAGCATTGtctttgtttttcaattcagAGAGCAACTCAAATAAGAACTCTATCTTGCCGGATAAGAGGATTTTtgctttttcaaatttggcaTATTCTATACTATCCAAAAATTCGTCTTCGAGTAACTTGCCAGGTTCAGGCTGCTCACCCGACATTGCAAAAAGCATGATAGATGGTGGACTGGTTCAATGTCTGACTAATATTTTACAAGTGATTGATCTGGACCACCCTGATGCTCCTAAAATTGTTAACCTCATATTGAAGGCTCTAGAAAGCCTGACGAGGGCTGCCAATGTTAGTGAGCAAGTAATGAAGTCTGATGGGTTggtgaaaaagaaatcttCAGGGTTAAATGAAAGGCTAGATGATCAGACAAATGCAGTCTCAACAGATGAGACTGTTGGGCAAAATCAGAATGCTGGCAGTCAACAGTTAGTCAGAGAGGCAGCTGGCAATAATCAGCAAGAATTTACTACTACTCAAAATGATAGCAATGTTCACACGCAACCAAATCAATCCATTGAGCAGGAAATGAGATTAGAAGTGGAAGGGACAATGGCTGCAAACCCACATATGGAGCTAGGGATGGAGTTTATGCGTGAGGAGATGGAAGAAGCTGGTGTCTTGCACAATTCTGACCAAATTGAGATGACCTTCCGTGTAGAGAATAGAGCAGATGAGGAGATGGgcgatgaagatgatgatgtggGCGATGATGCAGAAGACGATGATGACGATGACGATGATGGGGAGGATGAGGATGAGGATATAGCTGATGATGGTGGTGGAATGATGTCCCTCGCAGATACTGATGTGGAAGACCATGATGATACTGGATTGGGAGATGACTACAATGATGAAATGGTAGATGAAGAGGATGATGATTTTCATGAGAATAGAGTCATTGAGGTCAGATGGAGAGAGGCTCTTGATGGATTGGATCATCTGCAGGTACTTGGGCAGCCAGGAGGTGCGAGTGGGCTTGTTGATGTTGCTGCTGAACCTTTTGAAGGTGTTAATGTTGATGACCTTTTCGGCCTTCGGAGACCTTTAGGCTTTGAGCGCCGCCGTCAGACTGGTAGGTCCTCCTTTGAGCGTTCTGTTGTTGAAGTAAATGGTTTTCAGCATCCCCTTCTTCTTAGGCCATCCCAGTCAGGAGATATGGTCTCAATATGGTCATCTACTGGTAATTCATCTCGGGATTTGGATACTTTATCAGCTGGGAGCTATGATACAGCCAACTTTTATGTGTTTGATGCTCCTGTTTTTCCATACGACCATATggcaaataatttatttggtgACCGATTTGGTGGTACAGCTCCACCTCCCTTGGCTGACTATCCTATTGGTATAGACTCATTACCGTTAGCTGGAAGAAGAGGGCCAGGTGATGGTCGTTGGACTGATGATGGTCAACCTCAAGGAGGTACACAGGCTTCTGCAGTTGCTCAGGCTGTAGAGGAACTGTTTATATCTCATATGCATGGCCTTCAACCTGCTGAAGTACCACATCAAGATTCGGGAGTGCAGGATAAACCACTGGATACCCTTGCATCCAATGACAATCAAGTGGTAGCGGAATCTGGTAATGCTAGCAGTCAACAGAACGAAAACCAGAATCAAGATAACTCTGTTGAAGCCTCCCACCATGAAACTAATGTAACTATTGATAGTGCCATCTCTCAACAAGTCAATTCAGTATCTGTTACTGAAGAAGCTGTGGAAAACGTGCAGGAGCATGAACCTATGTCTATTCAACCTCATGCACTGGATATTACATTGACTGAACATGATAGGATGGATATGGGAGAACAAAATGGTGCTCCTGGTGGGCAGATTGAGACATTACCTCAGTTTGACAACCTGCATTGTGATGGAACTTCTGAAGTGCCTGCAGATGAAATGCCATCTCAAGCTGTAAACTGTCCTGGATCTTCTGAAATGGATGCTGAGGCTGGGAATCATGCAGTGTCCAATTTTGGATTAGAAACGCCCAATCTTGGTGATTGCCAGGTCTCTTCTGCTGGTGCAAGTGTTGATGTTGAGATGAATGATAATGACGCTGAAGAAATTCTAACTGAGCAACCTATTCTGACATCTGAGGATGGTAGAGGTGGGTTAACTTCAGAGCAAAATGTCCTGGTTGCTCCTGATGTTAATCAGGCTGATCAAAGTAGTATGAGTAATGAAGCCTCTGGTGCTAATGCTATAGATCCTACATTTTTGGAGGCACTGCCTGAGGATTTACGTGCAGAAGTTCTTGCCTCACAGCAAGCTCAGCCCATCCAACCTCCTACATATGCACCACCCTCAGCAGATGATATTGATCCTGAATTCTTAGCTGCACTTCCTCCTGATATCCAAGCAGAAGTTTTGGCCCAGCAGAGAGCACAGAGGGTTGCTCTGCAGGCAGAAGGGCAACCAGTTGATATGGATAATGCTTCGATCATTGCTACATTTCCTGCTGATTTGCGTGAAGAA GTTCTGTTGACTTCCTCAGAGGCAGTTTTGTCGGCACTCCCTTCTTCATTGCTAGCTGAAGCTCAAATGCTTAGAGATCGAGCAATGAGTCACTATCAGGCTCGTAGTCTCTTTGGTAACAGCCATAGACTGGGCAATCGAAGGAATGGCCTGGGTTTTGATAGGCAGACAGTGATGGATAGGGGTGTTGGAGTTACAATTGGTCATAGAGCAGCTTCTGCCATTGCAGATAGCCTGAAGattaaagaaattgaaggCGAACCACTCCTGGATGGAAAATCATTAAAAGCTTTAATAAGACTCCTAAGATTAGCTCAG CCCCTTGGAAAAGGTCTATTGCAGAGGCTTTTGTTTAACCTTTGTGCACATAGTGTTACAAGGGCTATTCTAGTTTATCTCTTACTAGATATGATCAAGTCGGAGGCTGAAGGTTCCGCGGGTGGAGTTGCAACAATCAATTCTCATAGGCTCTATGGTTGTCAGTCAAATGTTGTTTACGGAAGATCGCAGTTGCTGGATG GTCTTCCTCCTCTGGTGTTGCATCGTATTCTTGAGATTCTAACTTATTTGGCCACAAATCATTCTGCTGTTGCCAATATGTTGTTCTACTTCGACTTGGAGAATGTCCCTGAGGATTTGAGTTCTACATGCATGGAAAATAAGAAGGGCAAGGAGAAAGTTGTGGAAGGGCTTCCATCAAGCAACATGAAAAACTGTCAGGCCGGAAATGTTCCTTTAGTTCTGTTTTTGAAGCTTTTGAATCGGCCACTCTTTTTGCGTAGTGTTGTGCATCTTGAACAG GTCATGAGCCTTCTTCAAGTAGTTGTATATACTGCATCATCAAAACTGGAGCATCAGTCCCGTTCTGAACAGGGAACAGGAAATCCCCTCATTTTGCCTGTTAATGAAGGTAGTGGTGGTGTTTCAAAGGATCCTGCTTTGCCTGAGGCAGactcaaaacaagaaaatagtgATGCTGCTGGGTCAACATCAGGTGGAAAAAGGAGTCATGACATACGTAATATCTTCTTGCAACTGCCAGAGTCTGTTTTGTGCAATTTATGCGCACTTCTTGGCTGTGAGGG GCTCTCTGATAAAGTATATGCGCTAGCTGGTGAGGTACTGAAGAAGTTGTCCTCGGTTGCAGCACCCCATCGAAAATTCTTCATGTCAAACCTCTCAGAATTAGCTAATGGATTGAGTAGCTCTGCTATCAGCGAGCTTGTTACCTTGAAGAATACTAACATGTTAGGTTTAAGTGCTAGCTCAATGGCTGGGGCAGCAATTGTACGTGTTTTGCAGGCTCTTAGTTCACTAATTTCCCCTAGTGCGGGGGAAGCCAAAAGTTCAGAGTGCAATAGTGAATTAGAGGAGCAAGCTATCATGTGGAGCTTGAATGTGGCACTAGAGCCATTGTGGCAAGCACTAAGTGATTGTATAAGTGTGACTGAGACTCAACTATCGCAGAGCTCCTCTTCCAGTGCACCAATTAATGTTGGGGAGCAACTTCAGGGCACCATCTCTTCCTCTCCTCTACCTCCTGGAGGTCAGAGACTCCTGCCATTTATTGAGGCATTCTTTGTTTTGTCCGAAAAGCTTCAGGAAAATCTGTCTATTTTGCAACAAGATCATGCCAGTATTACTGCTAGAGAGGTCAAAGAGTCTGCTGGCAGTTCAGACACATTAAGCACCAAGGGTACTGATTATCAGAAAAAGTCTGATGGCGTTGTTATGTTTACAAGGTTTGCTGAGAGGCATCGCCGTCTTTTGAATGCTTTCATCAGACAAAACCCTGGGTTATTGGAGAAATCACTTTCAATATTGTTGAAAGCTCCTAGGCTTATTGATTTTGATAATAAGAGAGCTTATTTCCGTTCAAGAATCAGGCAACAGAATGAGCAACATATTTCTGGTCAATTGCGGATTAGTGTTCGTCGGGCCTATGTTTTGGAGGATTCATACAATCAATTGCGTATGCGGCCAACTCAAGACTTGAGAGGACGATTGAATGTGCAGTTTCAAGGTGAAGAAGGTATTGATGCTGGTGGCCTGACAAGAGAATGGTATCAGTTACTCTCGAGGGTCATATTTGACAAGGGAGCCTTGCTATTCACCACAGTTGGAAATAATGCAACTTTTCAGCCAAATCCAAATTCTGTCTACCAAACAGAACACCTTTCCTACTTTAAGTTTGTTGGCCGCGTG GTTGCCAAGGCTCTGTATGATGGACAACTTTTGGATGTTTATTTCACAAGATCGTTTTACAAGCACATACTTGGGGTTAAGGTGACTTACCATGATATAGAAGCTGTCGATCCtgattattataaaaacttGAAGTGGATGTTGGAG AACGATGTGAGTGACATTCCTGATCTTTCATTTAGCATGGATGCAGATGAGGAGAAGCACATTCTTTATGAGAAAAATGAG GTCACTGATTTTGAGCTTAAGCCTGGGGGAAGAAATATAAGGGTTACTGAAGAAACTAAGCATGAATATGTAGACCTGGTTGCTGATCATATTTTAACCAATGCTATCCGCCCCCAAATTAACTCATTTCTAGATGGTTTCAACGAACTGGTGCCTCGAGAgcttatttctatttttaacgACAAAGAGCTTGAGCTACTCATCAGTGGACTTCCAGAAATTGATT TGGATGATTTGAAGGTGAACACCGAGTATACTGGATACACAGCTGCATCAAGTGTTGTGCAGTGGTTTTGGGAGGTGGTTAAATCTTTTAGTAAGGAGGACATGGCAAGATTGCTGCAGTTTGTGACTGGAACATCAAAG GTCCCACTGGAGGGTTTTAAAGCTTTGCAAGGTATCTCTGGACCTCAGAGGTTTCAGATTCACAAGGCGTATGGAGCTCCTGACAGGCTGCCATCAGCACATACATG CTTTAATCAACTAGATCTTCCTGAGTACTCATCAAAGGAGCAGCTTCAAGAACGCTTGCTGCTTGCCATTCATGAGGCCAGTGAAGGATTCGGCTTTGGTTGA